In Desulfobacter hydrogenophilus, the genomic stretch TGGTTATATTCCTGAGATCTTCCCGGATTTTTTTTACCAGCCCTAATCCTGCATGTTCAGACTCCATGACCACATCAAGTAAAACGATGGCTATATTGGGATGTTCCACGAGATATTCGAGGGCCTGCGCGGCGGAATAGGCATGGAACAATTTTAATTTCCTGTTATCAAAAGTGAAATTTTTGAGAGCCAGTGTTGTTACCTGATGAACGCCTTTCTCATCATCCACAACCAGAATCTTCCATGGTGAATCCCTGCCGTCATTTTTCAGGATACTGTCTTCTTCTTTTAGTATAAGTTCATCCATCATAGGTAAAGTTACCCTCGAATAGTGAAAAGATTTAGTATTTCCGGTGCAATTCCATTTACTTCTGATACTTTTGTTTCTATGTCCTCATCTTTCATCCCCAGCAGCGCCAAAGGTTCTTTCAGTATGGCTTTTCGATAATTTAAAGTTTGTCCCTGCGCTTTATCAATTATCTCAGAGGCGAGCCTTGTGGCAATATGGAGGATGCAGCAGGAAAAAAAACAAGGGTGTCCGATGTCAGGCAAGTGTTGGTAGCCAACAGGAACGACAATTTCATCAGGCAGGTTCCAGTACTTGAGTAATGCCCCGCTGACCTCTGCCACAGTAAACCCGAGAACTTCTTTTTCCCGCTGCCAGGGGAATTGACCTTTATTGGGAGTCCCTATGGCTGTTAAAGCAATATCCGGGGCATGTTTCACAACGGCCAATGCCCCAATATTACTCAGTAGCCCTGCAACAAAAAGACTTTCACTATCCTGTGATTTGTTCGGATTTATGGATTTGGCAAAGATCGCAGAGTAGACAGCCTTTTCCCAAAGGGTTTTCATTTCAATATAACTTCCCCCAACTGTTTGAATAATGGTCGCAGCGGTTGTCGCCAGTGCTAAACTATACAGTTGAGAAGCGCCAATAAGGGTAATTGCTTCAGAAACGGAGGAAATTTTTCGCGGAAAATAGTAGAGAGGACTGTTCACTATTTTCAATAGTCTTGCTGTAAGTGCCGGATCTTTCGAGATCAGCTCCGCAATATCACCAATTGATGACGCTGGATCTGCGACGAGTCGTTTAATCTGCATACAGATATCCGGCAGCGTTAACAAAGCCCCAGCATTCTCTATAATATCTTTTATTTCAATTAAATAAGCCAAAAACGGTCCTTAGTTTACGATAAATTCTTTAGTGAGCTGTTGCACCATTTCTTTATTGTGTCTGCGAAATTCAGACCATGGAAACAGGCTCATCACGGATTTCATCGCGGGGGTAAATTCCGTCTGATCCAGGCCAAATATTTCATAGCCCCTGTTATTGAGGAACTCGCTGATATAAATTATGGTGGAATATTAGAATAGGTTCTTGCTTTTTGTCAACCAAAGTGTGACAGCTTATTTGGGATCAACCGAGCCTAGCTCTGTTAAACTTTGAGGTTTAAGGTTTTCCGGGTTTCGCCAGCACAGGGGGTCCGACGCCAGGAGATCACCGGTAACCTGGAAAGCTGCGCCCCGGCACCCGTAACAGGTGTCACTTTTTTCACAGGTGCGGCAGAAGCCTTTGATGGTCTGCCTGTGATTTTTCAGCAGGCGAAGTTCCCGGGAATGGTCCAGGATATCCTTAAGGCGGGTTTTTCGTATGT encodes the following:
- a CDS encoding HDOD domain-containing protein yields the protein MAYLIEIKDIIENAGALLTLPDICMQIKRLVADPASSIGDIAELISKDPALTARLLKIVNSPLYYFPRKISSVSEAITLIGASQLYSLALATTAATIIQTVGGSYIEMKTLWEKAVYSAIFAKSINPNKSQDSESLFVAGLLSNIGALAVVKHAPDIALTAIGTPNKGQFPWQREKEVLGFTVAEVSGALLKYWNLPDEIVVPVGYQHLPDIGHPCFFSCCILHIATRLASEIIDKAQGQTLNYRKAILKEPLALLGMKDEDIETKVSEVNGIAPEILNLFTIRG